The genomic segment GTTGCATTATGACCGCCAAATCCAAAGGAGTTGGATAGAGCCACCCTAACATTACTTTTTCTTGCTTCATTTGGAACATAATCTAGATCACATTCCGGATCTGGTGTTTCATAATTAATCGTTGGCGGTATCACTTGATCCATCAGGGTCTTGGCACAAACAATAGCTTCAATTCCTCCAGTAGCGCCAAGCAGATGTCCGGTCATAGATTTTGTGGAACTAACCGCCAGCCTATAAGCATGGTCTCCAAATACCGTTTTGATCGCTAATGTCTCAAATTTATCGTTATACTCAGTGGAAGTTCCATGGGCATTAATATAATCAACATCCTCAGGATTCAATCCTGCATCCACGATGGCCTCTTTCATCGCACGGGCAGCACCCTCCCCTTCCGGGGCAGGGGCAGTTAAATGATACGCGTCACCGCTCATGCCATAGCCCACAACCTCGGCATAGATCTTGGCACCCCGTTTCTTAGCATGTTCCAAAGACTCAAGAATCAATACACCTGCCCCTTCACCCATTACAAATCCATCCCGATTCTTGTCAAAGGGACGGCTCGCTTTGGTTGGTTCATCGTTTCGGGTAGACATGGCCCTTGCCGCACAAAAACCAGCCAATGCCATGGGACGAATGGTGGCTTCAGAACCACCTGCAATCATCACGTCAGCCTGACCCCGCTGAATTATTTTAAAGGCATCTCCAACAGCATGGGTTCCTGTGGCACAGGCAGAAATTGGAGAACTGTTTGGTCCTTTTGCACCAAACATAATGGATACCTGCCCGGAAGCCATGTTGGCAATCATCATTGGTATAAAAAATGGACTGACTCTTCTCGGCCCCTTTTCCATCAGGATTTGATGTTGTTCTTCCCATGTACCAAGTCCACCGATTCCAGAACCGATATACACCCCGACTTTATCGGGATTCACCTCATCCATGGAAAGACGGGCATCCTCCATCGCCGTTTTCGTTGCAGCAACGGCAAATTGAGCAAAGCGATCCATCCTTCTGGCATCTTTCTTGTCCATGTAGTCTTCAGGATTAAAATCCTTGATTTCTGCTGCGATTTGGGTGGGATATTCACTTACATCAAAAGAAGTGATTCGGTCAATACCCGATTTGCCAGATAACAAGGAACCCCAGAATTCATCTAAGGTTTTCCCAAGGGAAGTCATCACACCCATTCCAGTAATGACAACTCGATTGGTCATAACATTCACCTCAAAAGGTTATTATTAAATCTATTTTAAGTCACTCACTAAAGTGAACGAGCAGATGAGGAGAGAAGTCCCGTAAATACGGGACTTGGCAAATTCTACTTTTGGGATTCTATGTACGCCACTACTTCTCCAACAGTAGAAATCTTCTCAGCTTCTTCGTCGGAAATTTCCAAATCAAACTCATCTTCCAATTCCATCACCAGTTCAACGACATCGAGAGAATCGGCTCCCAGATCATCCTTAAAGGAAGCTTCCATGGTGACCTCGGATTCTTCAACTCCTAGGCGATCTACGATGATTTTTTTTACTTTCTCAAAGGTATCTGCCATTACACCTTCACCTCCTCTCACGTATTATACGAAAACCTTAAAAGAAAAGCTACCTTAAAGAGGTTGAAATTCACATCACCATTCCGCCATCCACATGAAGGGTTTGCCCTGTTATGTAGTTGGACTTGTCTGAGCATAGAAATAACACCACTTGTGCAATATCATCCGGTTGCCCCAAACGGTTTAAGGGTATCTGGGACAGTAAATTCTTTCTTACTTCTTCGCCAAGCTTTGCTGTCATATCCGTTTCAATAAACCCTGGAGCCACTGCATTTACGGTGATATTGCGTGAAGCCAACTCCCTCGCCAAGGTTTTTGTTAATCCGATCACTCCTGCTTTAGCAGCCACATAATTGGCCTGTCCCGGATTTCCCAAGACTCCAACCACAGAGGAAATATTGATAATTTTGCCATATCGCTGCTTCATCATCGGTTTAGCTGCAGCTTTAGATGTAAGAAACACACCCTTCAGATTAGTATCCAGCACCTGATCCCACTCTTCTTCTTTCATTCTTATGAGCAGGTTGTCCCTGGTTATACCTGCATTATTCACTAAAATATCCAGGCGTCCAAAGGTTTGAACCGCTTGATCCACCATCTTCTGAACCTGATCAGAATCAGAGATATTGGCCTGAATCGAAATGGATTTTCTTCCCAAACTTTCAATTTCCTTT from the Microaerobacter geothermalis genome contains:
- the acpP gene encoding acyl carrier protein; the encoded protein is MADTFEKVKKIIVDRLGVEESEVTMEASFKDDLGADSLDVVELVMELEDEFDLEISDEEAEKISTVGEVVAYIESQK
- the fabF gene encoding beta-ketoacyl-ACP synthase II codes for the protein MTNRVVITGMGVMTSLGKTLDEFWGSLLSGKSGIDRITSFDVSEYPTQIAAEIKDFNPEDYMDKKDARRMDRFAQFAVAATKTAMEDARLSMDEVNPDKVGVYIGSGIGGLGTWEEQHQILMEKGPRRVSPFFIPMMIANMASGQVSIMFGAKGPNSSPISACATGTHAVGDAFKIIQRGQADVMIAGGSEATIRPMALAGFCAARAMSTRNDEPTKASRPFDKNRDGFVMGEGAGVLILESLEHAKKRGAKIYAEVVGYGMSGDAYHLTAPAPEGEGAARAMKEAIVDAGLNPEDVDYINAHGTSTEYNDKFETLAIKTVFGDHAYRLAVSSTKSMTGHLLGATGGIEAIVCAKTLMDQVIPPTINYETPDPECDLDYVPNEARKSNVRVALSNSFGFGGHNATIILKKYEE
- the fabG gene encoding 3-oxoacyl-[acyl-carrier-protein] reductase — encoded protein: MLQGKVALVTGGSRGIGRAIALALAQEGANVLVNYAGNQQAAEEVVKEIESLGRKSISIQANISDSDQVQKMVDQAVQTFGRLDILVNNAGITRDNLLIRMKEEEWDQVLDTNLKGVFLTSKAAAKPMMKQRYGKIINISSVVGVLGNPGQANYVAAKAGVIGLTKTLARELASRNITVNAVAPGFIETDMTAKLGEEVRKNLLSQIPLNRLGQPDDIAQVVLFLCSDKSNYITGQTLHVDGGMVM